The Rhinoderma darwinii isolate aRhiDar2 chromosome 8, aRhiDar2.hap1, whole genome shotgun sequence genome has a window encoding:
- the PDZD4 gene encoding PDZ domain-containing protein 4, giving the protein MGCNMCVVRKPEEHYKVMLQVNGKELSRLSQEQTLETLRASKDPLLIQVLRRSPRMKGAALTASSHDLQFVDSGTQTDITFEHIMTIGKARPPSPAMVVIEPYVLSELPPIGNEFYEQSEFMDGVQPEGERTDELEYEEVELCKINHQDKLGLTVCYRTDDEEDLGIYVGEVNPNSIAAIDGRIREGDRILQINGMDVQNREEAVAILTQEESTNVSLLVARPETEMGRRWKDSDREDFLDDLVSENEEELQAEKLNSPPQQQVENEEVEGSPKSPRPFPHPAGLSRSQELDSGVGRTDESTRNDESSEHDILGDDQTSSANTPGSQRRLRFLRGDSQHPLQCREFHHSLDSLLAADGSAPYNEILPPGAGLTDEEYERYRELLEITCHMENGNGPAFLYASRQGGLDVNRNESVLREMAVLEEELRHLEFKFRNVLRAQKMQQLRERCMKAWLLEEEDSLYEFVGGGSGNNDGSTKLPDITELPERSDKDSTSAYNTGESCRSTPLMMEPPLPLDSPLRRINDPSGAFCQAAEGISSNANINRGHGKNVPPYPGSPEPVPSKFRSLCREGRHTTEERLRRATKAGNELNRGSRENSPYLSRRQRTQSGERYRSCLQLVQPRSLDELDIDPTCGKAMGASQGHHSQVEPRMEWKVKVRSDGTRYVAKRPVRDRLLKARAMKIKEERSGMTTDDDAVSEMKMGRYWSKEDRKRHLMRAREQRKRREFMMQSRLDCLREQQQQQGADGKGEMSIIALSHRKTMKKRNKKILDNWITIQEMLAHGTRSADGKRVYNPLLSVTTV; this is encoded by the exons GTGAATGGAAAAGAACTTTCGCGACTCTCCCAAGAGCAGACACTTGAAACATTACGAGCCAGTAAAGATCCTCTGCTGATTCAAGTGCTGAGACGCAGTCCCCGTATGAAGGGAGCGGCATTGACAGCTTCCTCCCATGACCTACAATTTGTGGACAGTGGAACCCAGACAGATATTACCTTTGAGCACATCATGACAATAGGCAAAGCTCGACCTCCAAGCCCGGCCATGGTGGTTATAGAACCATATGTACTATCAGAGCT TCCTCCAATTGGGAATGAATTCTATGAACAGTCTGAGTTCATGGATGGAGTACAACCCGAGGGAGAGCGCACTGACGAGTTGGAATATGAA GAAGTTGAGCTGTGTAAAATAAACCATCAAGACAAGCTTGGGCTAACAGTTTGTTATCGCACTGATGATGAAGAAGACCTGGGGATATATGTTGGAGAG GTAAATCCAAACAGCATTGCAGCAATAGATGGGAGGATCAGGGAAGGAGACAGAATTCTACAG ATTAATGGCATGGATGTGCAAAACAGGGAAGAAGCAGTAGCAATTCTGACACAGGAGGAGAGCACAAATGTATCCTTGTTGGTTGCCCGTCCAGAGACAGAG ATGGGCAGAAGATGGAAGGATAGCGACAGGGAAGACTTCTTGGATGATTTAGTATCTGAAAATGAGGAGGAACTACAAGCAGAGAAGCTGAACTCCCCACCTCAGCAACAG GTTGAAAATGAAGAAGTTGAAGGTAGCCCTAAGTCTCCACGCCCGTTCcctcatccagcaggtttaagccGTAGTCAGGAACTGGACAGTGGAGTAGGAAGGACAGATGAAAGCACTCGTAATGATGAAAGTTCTGAACATGACATTTTGGGTGATGACCAAACAAGCAGTGCCAATACACCAGGCAGTCAACGTCGTCTGCGTTTCTTACGTGGGGACTCACAGCATCCTCTACAATGTCGAGAATTTCACCATAGCTTGGATTCTTTGCTTGCAGCTGATGGATCAGCACCCTATAATGAGATTCTTCCACCGGGTGCTGGATTAACTGATGAGGAGTATGAGAGATATAGAGAACTGCTGGAAATAACTTGCCATATGGAGAATGGAAATGGGCCTGCTTTTCTCTATGCTTCACGACAGGGTGGTCTAGATGTGAATCGCAATGAAAGTGTTTTACGGGAGATGGCAGTACTGGAAGAGGAGCTGCGGCATCTGGAGTTCAAGTTTCGCAATGTCCTAAGAGCACAAAAGATGCAACAATTGCGAGAACGGTGCATGAAAGCCTGGCTCTTGGAAGAGGAGGACAGTCTTTATGAATTTGTGGGTGGGGGCAGTGGGAACAATGATGGTTCAACAAAGCTTCCAGATATCACAGAACTCCCAGAAAGGTCAGATAAGGACAGTACCAGTGCATACAACACTGGTGAGAGCTGTCGGAGCACTCCACTAATGATGGAACCACCATTACCACTAGACAGTCCATTGAGGAGGATTAATGATCCTTCTGGTGCATTTTGTCAAGCAGCAGAAGGGATTTCATCCAATGCTAACATAAACAGGGGACATGGCAAGAATGTACCACCATACCCTGGCAGTCCGGAGCCTGTGCCATCGAAATTTCGGTCCTTGTGTCGGGAAGGACggcatacaacagaagaaaggctGAGAAGAGCAACAAAGGCGGGGAATGAGTTAAATCGGGGAAGTCGTGAGAACAGCCCATACCTCAGCAGACGCCAACGCACTCAAAGTGGAGAACGTTACCGAAGTTGCCTCCAGTTGGTCCAACCAAGAAGTCTTGATGAACTAGATATAGACCCTACATGTGGAAAAGCTATGGGGGCTTCACAAGGCCATCATTCCCAAGTAGAGCCAAGAATGGAATGGAAAGTGAAAGTAAGAAGCGATGGTACCCGTTATGTGGCCAAACGTCCCGTTAGAGATCGCCTCCTGAAAGCAAGAGCCATGAAGATCAAAGAAGAGCGTAGTGGAATGACCACTGATGATGATGCTGTGAGTGAGATGAAGATGGGACGTTACTGGAGTAAGGAAGACAGAAAAAGACATCTCATGCGAGCTCGAGAGCAAAGGAAGAGAAGGGAATTCATGATGCAAAGTAGGTTAGACTGCCTAAGAGAGCAACAACAACAGCAAGGTGCAGATGGCAAAGGCGAGATGAGCATCATTGCCCTCAGCCACCGCAAGACTATGAAAAAACGTAATAAGAAGATCTTGGACAACTGGATCACCATCCAGGAAATGTTGGCACATGGGACACGCTCTGCTGATGGGAAACGGGTTTACAATCCCCTGCTCTCCGTTACCACAGTGTGA